From Quercus lobata isolate SW786 chromosome 1, ValleyOak3.0 Primary Assembly, whole genome shotgun sequence, one genomic window encodes:
- the LOC115952136 gene encoding uncharacterized protein LOC115952136: MAGDPSKRNQNLYCAYHQEPGHTTDDCRNLKNHLDRLVREGKLRHLLHRPEGWQEQSNIETRQSTLRPPIGTINVILAAPGRTGSNPFRVMSVGRFPTESDDRESKRARVIATPLIGFSDEDKQGTLQPHDVALVVTLRIGGYNVKRVLVN; the protein is encoded by the coding sequence ATGGCAGGTGACCCCTCGAAACGTAATCAGAATCTATATTGCGCGTACCACCAAGAGCCAGGCCACACCACTGATGATTGCAGGAATCTAAAAAACCATTTGGACCGGCttgtccgagaagggaagttgaggCATCTGTTACATCGCCCTGAAGGATGGCAGGAACAGTCAAATATCGAAACCAGACAAAGTACATtgaggccacccattggcacaataaatgtcattcttgccGCACCTGGAAGGACCGGTTCCAACCCTTTCAGAGTAATGTCAGTGGGCAGGTTCCCGACTGAGTCGGACGACAGGGAATCCAAGAGAGCCAGAGTAATTGCCACGCCCTTAATCGGGTTCTCGGATGAGGACAAACAAGGAACCCTTCAACCCCACGATGTCGCCCTAGTCGTCACGCTCAGAATTGGAGGTTATAACGTGAAAAGAGTGCTGGTTAATTAA
- the LOC115952146 gene encoding uncharacterized protein LOC115952146: MYPDLYKGLTLKPEDLSPYDSLLVSFEGKTVTPKGMIRLPVQTDSDVVEVNFIVVDAYFPYTAIVARPWLHALGAVPSTLHQKVKYPSGGQVKEIIGNQTMARQCMVSAISRRPNSEPSTSAENRL, translated from the coding sequence ATGTATCCTGACTTGTATAAAGGATTGACCTTGAAACCAGAGGACCTGTCGCCATACGACTCCCTTTTGGTCAGTTTTGAAGGAAAAACTGTCACCCCGAAAGGCATGATTAGGCTGCCTGTACAAACAGACTCAGACGTGGTGGAGGTGAACTTCATTGTGGTAGATGCGTACTTCCCCTACACAGCTATCGTGGCCCGACCATGGCTTCATGCACTAGGGGCTGTGCCAtcaaccttgcaccaaaaagtgaagtatccATCAGGAGGTCAAGTCAAAGAAATAATAGGGAACCAAACCATGGCcaggcaatgcatggtgtccgCAATCTCACGACGACCAAATAGTGAACCTTCCACCTCAGCCGAGAACCGCTTATAG